The genomic window GGGCGTTTCGGCCGGCTGCGGCGATACAGGCTAAGATGCCGCTTTTTTCTTTGCCACATCGATGAATGCCGCACCACTCATTTCCCGCATGGCCAGCCTGTGCCTTGCTGCCTGCCTGTCGCCCTGCATTGCGACGCCGGCCTGGTGCGCCGACGGCAACGATCTGGCCATCAAGTTCACGCCCTCCTGGTATCAGTCCGCCGACGGCAACTATGCCTGGGACCTGAACCTGCGCGCCAATAGCGGCTCGCATTCGCTGTGGGCGGGCCAGTACTTGGCTCGCGAAGGCCAGCGACAGCTCCGCTCCGGCTATGAATACACCCAGTATTTCCAGCACGGCCATGTGGTGTGGTCGGCCCAGGCGGCCAGCGGCGGCTTTGTCGGCGGCTCGGCCACACTGCAGCTTGGCGATCCGTTCTACCTGATCGCCGGACTGGGCCGTACCAATCTGCACAATTACTACAACCTCAATTTCGATCCAAATGATGCCGGCACGCTGGGCGCCGGCACCGGCATCCTGCCTCACACCGACCTGGCCCTTTACCAGATCCGCGACGACCGGCTGGGCACCGGGCAGCGCGTCACCCATCTCTATGCCCATCTGAACCTGACCGATACTGACCGGCTTTCACTGGACGGCACCTACAAGCGCGGCCTGGCGGACGATGGCATGCTGGTGCGTGGCCATGGGCTGACCATCACCTATACCCACCGGCATTACTTCGTCCGGATTGCCCATGATCCTTATGCAAACTTCGGCAGCGTGAGCCAGAATCGCTTTTCGCTCGGACTGACTTACTAGCCTGCGTTCGGCGGCGACAGTGCAATGCGCTGCGCCGGATGTTCAACGCCAATCCCAACCGGAAGGAAAACAGCAAATGGATCGATGGCTCATCTATGCATTCATCTCGATGGCCTTCGCCGGCTTCACGTCCGTGATCGCCAAGCTTGGGCTGTCGGGCATCTCCGGCGACCTGGGCCTGGCGGTGCGTACCTGCTTTGTCTTCGTGTTCGTGCTCTTGTTTGCCGGCGCCGTCGTGCCTGCCACTGAGCTGCAGTCGCTCAACGCCAGAAACGTATTCTGGCTTGCGGTGTCGGCGGTGACCACGGCCGGTTCCTGGATCTTCTATTACAAGGCAATCAAGCTGGGCGACGTCTCCACCGTGGCCCTGATCGACAAGGGCAGCGTGGTGATCGCGCTGCTGCTGTCGTTCTGGGTGCTGCATGAGACCGTCACGCTGGCCAAACTGCTGGGCGCGGGGCTCATCGTGGCGGGCCTGCTGGTGATTGCGCGCGGATGAGCCGGACTGCCCGGTGTGTCTGCTGAAGGGCAAACCACCCTTCGGCTATTCTTCCTTGCCAGGCAATTTTCGAGGGAGAGGAAAGCGGGTCTGCGGCAAATGCGTGATTGGCTCTGCAACCGGGTTTAGCCAAGCTGCCACTGCAGGTTTGGAAGAGTGCAATATTGGCAACGACGCCAGTGCCATTGCCTGACAGGTGCTGACCGATGCATCAGCGCAGGCGTGACGATCTCGCCTACCAAGCCTGGCAAATCCCGGGAGGCGAAGGAACTGATGTTGGTTGACTGTATGAAATCGCGGCTGACATGGCAATGATGCAAGCCTGGCCGTTTGTCGGTACGGGCAACCTTTCATGGTTTGAGAAATGGCAAACCCTACCATTCATCTTATTTGCACGTAGCATGCCCCGACCCTGTAAGCGAACACAACCATGGCGACAATGAACATATCCCTGCCCGACGATTTGAAAGACTTCATCGAGGCCCAGGTGGCAAATCATCATTACACCGGTAGCAGTGAATACTTGCGCGAGCTTATCCGCAGGGACCAGGCCAGGACGCAGTTGCGGGCCATATTGCTCGAAGGTGCTGCTTCACCGACAGGCAGCGACATCACGGACACTTATGCCAACCACCTGCAGGAACGTATCCGCGAACGTCTGGCCCGCCGCGCTTGAAGCCGGTCTTCCTGCGCATTGCCGCCCAGCGTTTTTTGAAGGCGAATTGGACCGCCTGGTAGACAAGGGCGAGGAAAGAACTGCTTCCGGCATGGTTGCCGCGCTAAGTAGGCTGAGCAAGTCCGTTGGCGCCTATCCTAGCAGCGGCACGTCCGCTACGCCAGGGTGCTTGACCTGCCTGGTCTGCGCCACCGAAAGCTGGGCCGCTATGCCGATCTGGTCTTCTATGTGGAGTGGGAAGATTACATTGAAGTGTGGCAGATCCTGCACGCCAGAATGAATGTCCTGAACCGTCTGCGCGACCCCGACTCACCTGGTGCGGCGGATGAAAACGGCGGTTAGAGCCTGCCAGGGGCCTCTGGGGAGTCCGGGGATTGGCGGACCGGTCATAAGCGAGGCTGGGCGGCAAAACAACAGCAGGGCCGCGATGCGGCGCTTCCAATGACGCGAATGACAGAGTTCTAGCTCCTCCTTGAAGCGCCAGGTCTTCAGGAGCTTGCCGTGCTTGAAGATAAGGAAGCCAGCAAAAAGTCGAAGGACCGTCGCGTGACTTTATCAAGCAAAAGCCGGCATGCGCCGGCTTTTGCTGTTCTAGGCCGGCCGCCCTGCAGGGCGCAGCCGGGTGCTGCTTCGAAGTCGATACTGCTTAGCCGCCGAAGTAGGTGTCGTTCACATCGCCGTAATGGCGGATGGACGCGGCACGGATAGCTTCGGCGCGCACGTCCTGGCGGCTGCGGCTGCTGGAAGCGTAGACCGTGTCCTGGCCGTCATGCTGGCGCTGGGCAATCGCGCCTTCCGAGGCGGCCTGGGCTAGGTCCTGGCGCACTTCGGCGCGGGTGGCGCGGGACTGGAAGCCGGCGTCCGGGGCAACGAATTCGGTCTGCTGGGCAAAGGCCGAACCGGCGGCGGCGAAGACGGCAACGGCGGTGATAAGGTTCTTGACGTTCATGGTGTTCTCCAAATGAAGGTTGAGGAAGCGGGCACGGCGGTCAAGGCATTCAGGAGTCAAGTCTGCCCGTCGGGTCCTGCTTCGGTGAACCGCACCGGCTGGTGCGTTCATCGATGGACACAGTGTACTTATCCCTCTGGTTGCAATAAACAGCGTTACCGACAATTCAGAATTCCATATTCGCGAATAATCTAGCAGTATCGGTCGGATTGGATTGCATTTTTATGCGTACTTATGCAAAAATGTGGCATGGAAAAATTGAGCTCATTCCCGCCCGCCACTCTCAGCCACGACGGCGCCTCCTATCTGATGGCGGACCTGCCGGTATTGTTTGGCGAGCGCTATGCCAGCCTGCCGGTCGTGCTGCGGATCCTGCTGGAGAACTTGGTGCGCCATACCGACGGCACTGAGCGGGAAAACGCCGTGCAGGCAATGTTCGCCTGGCTGGACACCGGCAGCAGCGAGGCCGAGATTGCCTTTCAGCCGTCGCGCCTGCTGATGCACGACACCACCAGCACGCCGGCCCTGGTCGATATCGCTGCCATGCGCGACGCGTTGGCCGAGGCCGGTGGCGACCCGTCCCGGCTCAATCCCGGCCTGCCGGTGGATATCTCGGTCGACCATTCGCTGGCGGTGGAATTCTTTGCGCAGCGTGATGCAGCCGAACGTAACCTGCAGCTGGAAATGCGCCGCAACGGCGAGCGCTACCGTTTCCTGAAATGGGCCTCGACGGTGATGCAGGGCGTGCGCATCCATCCGCCCGGCACCGGCATCATGCACACGATCAACCTGGAGCAGCTTGCCACCGTGGTCGCGGTGCAGCAGCGCGATGGCCGGCAATGGCTGGTGCCCGATACCCTGATCGGCACCGACAGCCATACGCCGATGATCAACGGCATTGGCGTGCTGGGCTGGGGCGTCGGCGGCCTGGAGGCGCAGACGGTGATGTTCGGCATGCCGACCATGCTGCGCATTCCTGATGTGATTGGCGTGCGTCTGAGCGGGCGGCTGCAGGCCGGCGTGCTTGCCACCGATCTCGCCCTGACGGTGACGCAGCGGCTGCGCGGGATTAACGTGTCCGGCGAATTCGTCGAATTCTTCGGGTCCG from Noviherbaspirillum sp. L7-7A includes these protein-coding regions:
- a CDS encoding EamA family transporter, whose amino-acid sequence is MDRWLIYAFISMAFAGFTSVIAKLGLSGISGDLGLAVRTCFVFVFVLLFAGAVVPATELQSLNARNVFWLAVSAVTTAGSWIFYYKAIKLGDVSTVALIDKGSVVIALLLSFWVLHETVTLAKLLGAGLIVAGLLVIARG
- a CDS encoding DUF4148 domain-containing protein — its product is MNVKNLITAVAVFAAAGSAFAQQTEFVAPDAGFQSRATRAEVRQDLAQAASEGAIAQRQHDGQDTVYASSSRSRQDVRAEAIRAASIRHYGDVNDTYFGG
- a CDS encoding type II toxin-antitoxin system ParD family antitoxin, whose amino-acid sequence is MNISLPDDLKDFIEAQVANHHYTGSSEYLRELIRRDQARTQLRAILLEGAASPTGSDITDTYANHLQERIRERLARRA